Genomic window (Aminivibrio pyruvatiphilus):
CGGCGACCCCCAGGAAGGACGCAACGCCCTTGCCGCCGCTGTCACTGCCGTCCAGAACCTGCTGGCCATCCCCCGGAACAGCAAATCCGACACCCGGGTCAACGTGGGTACCCTTCACGCCGGATCGGGGAGGAACGTCATCCCCGAAATCGCAAAAATGGAGCTGGAAGTCCGGGGCAAGACCAGTGAGGGAAACATCTACATGGAGCAGTGGGCCCAGCGGATCCTCCGGACGGCAGCCGAAATGCACGACTGCACCTGCGAAGTGAAGAAAATGGGGGAGGCCTTCCTTCTGGAAAGCGACAGGCCTCTCATGGAGCTCATCCGGGACGTCTGCGAACAGAACCTAGGCACCGTCAAAGTTCACCCCCAGCTTCGCCGGGAGGCCTCGGGCAGCGAGGACTTCTCCTACATGATGAAGCGGGTGCAGGACCAGGGAGGGCAGGCCTCCATGCTGCGGATCCTCACCGAAACGGCTGCCGTTGCCCACAACAGCAGATACGACTTCGACGACACCGACGCCCTGCCCAAGGCAGTCAAGGCCATCAGCGCCGTAACCTTCAGGCTCCTC
Coding sequences:
- a CDS encoding amidohydrolase, which produces EFLEKVRGGFTGVMGILRCGEGPTVALRFDIDALGVVEDAVPEHRPFREGFSSVNPGMMHACGHDGHAAIGLGVAEILMAVKDGLRGTVKIIFQPAEEGVRGAKSIVDKGHLDGVDFVLACHITERTTAEDRASDISAGTGGSLATSKMDAYYYGKSAHAGGDPQEGRNALAAAVTAVQNLLAIPRNSKSDTRVNVGTLHAGSGRNVIPEIAKMELEVRGKTSEGNIYMEQWAQRILRTAAEMHDCTCEVKKMGEAFLLESDRPLMELIRDVCEQNLGTVKVHPQLRREASGSEDFSYMMKRVQDQGGQASMLRILTETAAVAHNSRYDFDDTDALPKAVKAISAVTFRLL